A region from the Muribaculum gordoncarteri genome encodes:
- a CDS encoding DUF362 domain-containing protein: MAYVITDKCVACGTCLPVCPVEAISEGDIYHIDPDTCIECGSCAEVCPSEAIVPGE; the protein is encoded by the coding sequence ATGGCTTACGTAATCACTGATAAATGTGTAGCTTGCGGAACTTGTCTTCCCGTTTGCCCCGTTGAAGCAATCTCTGAAGGTGACATCTACCACATCGATCCCGACACTTGCATCGAATGCGGCAGCTGCGCTGAAGTTTGCCCCAGCGAAGCAATCGTTCCCGGAGAATAA
- a CDS encoding class II fructose-bisphosphate aldolase, with the protein MVSYKDLGLVNTREMFAKAIKGGYAVPAFNFNNMEQLQAIIKAAAEDKSPVILQVSKGARNYANPILLRYMAQGAVEYAKTLGWEHPQIVLHLDHGDSFELCKDCIEHGFSSVMIDGSHLPYEENVALTKKVVDYAHQYDVTVEGELGVLAGVEDEVSSDHHTYTDPEEVIDFATRTGCDSLAISIGTSHGAYKFKPEQCTRNADGKLVPPPLAFDVLDAVMEKLPGFPIVLHGSSSVPQDEVDTINKYGGKLPDAIGIPEEELRKASKSAVCKINIDSDSRLAMTAAVRKTLFEHPEEFDPRKYLGPARDNMEKLYKHKIEAVLGSKDKAL; encoded by the coding sequence ATGGTAAGTTACAAAGATCTTGGCTTGGTCAACACCCGTGAGATGTTTGCTAAGGCTATCAAGGGTGGCTACGCAGTACCCGCTTTCAACTTCAACAACATGGAGCAGCTTCAGGCTATCATCAAGGCTGCTGCCGAAGATAAGTCACCTGTAATCCTTCAGGTATCAAAGGGTGCTCGCAACTACGCCAACCCCATTCTTCTTCGTTACATGGCACAAGGCGCTGTTGAATACGCCAAGACCCTCGGTTGGGAACATCCCCAAATCGTGCTTCACCTCGACCACGGTGACAGCTTCGAGCTCTGCAAGGACTGTATCGAACACGGCTTCTCGTCAGTGATGATTGACGGTTCTCACCTCCCCTACGAGGAAAATGTCGCCCTCACCAAGAAGGTAGTTGACTACGCTCACCAATATGATGTAACTGTAGAAGGCGAGCTCGGCGTACTTGCCGGTGTTGAAGATGAGGTATCATCTGACCACCACACCTACACCGACCCCGAAGAAGTTATCGACTTCGCTACCCGCACAGGTTGCGACAGCCTCGCTATCTCAATCGGTACTTCACACGGTGCCTACAAGTTCAAGCCCGAGCAGTGCACCCGCAACGCCGACGGCAAGCTCGTTCCCCCGCCCTTGGCATTTGACGTGCTCGACGCCGTTATGGAGAAGCTCCCCGGATTCCCCATCGTTCTTCACGGATCTTCATCAGTTCCCCAGGATGAGGTTGACACCATCAACAAGTATGGCGGCAAGCTTCCCGATGCAATCGGTATCCCCGAAGAAGAGCTCCGCAAGGCTTCAAAGAGCGCTGTTTGCAAGATCAACATCGACTCCGACAGCCGTCTTGCTATGACTGCAGCTGTTCGCAAGACTCTCTTCGAGCACCCCGAAGAATTTGACCCCCGCAAGTACCTCGGCCCGGCTCGCGACAACATGGAGAAGCTCTACAAGCACAAAATCGAAGCCGTTCTCGGCAGCAAGGACAAAGCTCTCTAA
- a CDS encoding DNA topoisomerase IV subunit B — protein MTEEELTILPEEKRETVETSYSGDDIKTLDWKEHIRLRPGMYIGKLGDGSQNDDGIYVLLKEVLDNAIDEYMMGFGKQIDIEVSEYTVGVRDYGRGIPLDKVVDVSSKMNTGAKYDSKAFKKSVGLNGVGIKAVNALSTDFYIKSVRDGKSIAIEYSCGEIVSDSGIMPSDEPNGTFVRFTPDNSIFRDYRYREEYVVPLVKNYTFLNTGLSIYLNGKRYFSRNGLLDLLKENLTTEPLYPIIHLKGNDIEAVITHTKQIGEEYYSFVNGQHTTQGGTHLSAFREAVSRTIKEYFGKNFEYSDIRNGIVAAISIKVEEPVFESQTKTKLGSRDMGPEGPTVAKFIGDFIKKELDNYLHINLDTADILQKKILENEKERKAMAGVTKAVREKAKKIAIHNKKLLDCRVHLSDPKGDEDKKEASSIFITEGDSAAGSITKIRDVETQAVFSLRGKPLNTYGMPLVDVYKNDEFALLRAALNIEDSIDDLRYNKVIIATDADVDGMHIRLLLLTYILQFFPDLIKKGHVYVLQTPLFRVRNKKTTRRAGTRQSKKSGKESTDDTYYCYTDEERVTAINKLGANAEITRFKGLGEISPEEFRGFIGPDMRLDRVTLRKEDAVAELLEFYMGKNTVERQNFIIDNLVVEDDSQIS, from the coding sequence ATGACTGAAGAGGAACTAACCATATTACCTGAAGAAAAGCGCGAAACCGTTGAAACAAGCTATTCCGGCGACGACATCAAGACTCTCGACTGGAAGGAGCACATACGCCTGCGACCGGGAATGTACATCGGAAAACTCGGCGACGGCTCGCAAAACGACGACGGCATCTACGTGCTTCTTAAAGAAGTGCTCGACAATGCCATCGATGAATACATGATGGGATTTGGCAAGCAAATCGACATCGAAGTCAGTGAATACACGGTGGGGGTGCGTGACTACGGACGAGGCATTCCCCTCGACAAGGTGGTCGATGTGTCATCGAAAATGAACACCGGAGCAAAGTATGACTCCAAGGCGTTCAAGAAGTCGGTAGGACTTAACGGTGTCGGCATCAAGGCGGTAAACGCCCTGTCGACCGACTTCTACATCAAGAGCGTGCGCGACGGCAAGTCGATAGCCATCGAATACTCCTGCGGTGAAATAGTCAGCGACTCGGGCATAATGCCGAGCGACGAACCCAACGGAACTTTCGTGCGCTTCACCCCCGACAACTCAATATTCCGCGACTACCGTTACCGTGAAGAGTATGTTGTCCCCCTGGTAAAGAACTACACATTCCTCAACACCGGACTTTCGATATATCTCAACGGCAAGCGTTACTTCTCGCGCAACGGATTGCTCGACCTACTGAAAGAGAACCTCACCACCGAGCCGCTATACCCCATAATACACCTTAAAGGCAACGACATCGAGGCGGTGATAACCCACACCAAGCAGATAGGTGAAGAGTACTACTCATTTGTCAACGGACAGCACACGACTCAGGGCGGAACCCACCTGTCGGCTTTCCGCGAGGCTGTGTCACGCACCATCAAGGAGTACTTCGGCAAAAACTTTGAGTACTCCGACATTCGCAACGGCATCGTCGCCGCTATATCGATTAAAGTCGAGGAGCCGGTATTTGAATCACAGACCAAAACCAAGCTCGGCTCGCGTGACATGGGACCCGAAGGGCCTACGGTGGCAAAGTTCATCGGCGACTTCATCAAGAAAGAGCTCGACAACTACCTCCACATCAACCTCGACACCGCCGACATTCTGCAGAAGAAGATTCTCGAAAACGAGAAGGAGCGCAAGGCAATGGCCGGCGTCACCAAGGCCGTGAGGGAAAAAGCCAAGAAAATAGCGATCCACAACAAGAAGCTTCTCGACTGTCGCGTGCACCTGAGCGACCCCAAAGGCGACGAGGACAAGAAGGAAGCCTCATCGATATTCATCACCGAGGGTGACTCGGCTGCCGGTTCAATCACCAAGATACGCGATGTTGAAACCCAGGCCGTGTTCTCGCTCCGAGGCAAGCCGCTCAACACCTATGGAATGCCGCTTGTCGATGTCTACAAGAACGATGAGTTTGCGCTTCTTCGCGCAGCCTTGAACATCGAGGACAGCATCGACGACCTGCGTTACAACAAAGTAATCATAGCCACCGATGCCGATGTCGACGGAATGCACATACGCCTGTTGCTGCTCACCTACATCCTGCAATTCTTCCCCGACCTGATAAAGAAAGGCCATGTCTACGTGCTGCAGACCCCCTTGTTCCGTGTACGCAACAAGAAGACCACCCGCCGCGCAGGCACCCGCCAGTCAAAAAAGTCAGGCAAGGAATCAACCGATGACACGTATTATTGTTATACTGATGAAGAGCGTGTTACAGCCATCAACAAGCTTGGGGCAAATGCCGAGATAACACGATTCAAGGGCCTTGGTGAAATCTCGCCCGAGGAATTCCGCGGATTCATCGGTCCCGACATGCGACTCGACCGCGTGACGCTCCGCAAAGAGGATGCGGTGGCTGAGCTCCTTGAGTTTTACATGGGTAAGAACACTGTTGAACGACAAAACTTTATTATTGACAATCTCGTAGTTGAAGATGACTCCCAAATATCTTGA
- the coaD gene encoding pantetheine-phosphate adenylyltransferase — translation MTPKYLERIAIYPGTFDPFTIGHKSIVERGLTLFDKIIIAVGINDAKRCYRPTEARVRHIEKVMADEPRVEVISYDRLTADVARDCGAQFILRGVRTVADYEYERNLAYANRQISGVETVLLYTLPELQYVSSTMVRDLDRYGYDISQFVPDSDQLRQ, via the coding sequence ATGACTCCCAAATATCTTGAACGAATAGCCATATATCCGGGAACTTTCGACCCGTTTACTATAGGCCACAAATCGATAGTCGAACGTGGACTCACACTGTTTGACAAGATCATAATCGCAGTAGGAATCAACGACGCCAAGCGTTGCTATCGGCCCACCGAAGCTCGCGTGCGTCACATCGAAAAAGTAATGGCCGACGAGCCGCGCGTGGAAGTGATAAGCTACGACAGGCTCACAGCCGACGTGGCGCGTGACTGCGGAGCGCAATTCATTCTGCGAGGAGTGAGAACGGTTGCCGACTACGAGTATGAGCGCAACCTCGCCTATGCCAACCGACAGATTTCGGGAGTGGAAACAGTACTGCTCTACACCCTGCCCGAACTGCAATACGTAAGCTCCACAATGGTGCGCGACCTCGACCGCTACGGCTACGACATAAGCCAGTTTGTCCCCGACTCCGACCAACTAAGACAATAA
- a CDS encoding S41 family peptidase — MKYLLLFVSALILASSGIKAQQKFELTPERKLQYAQGIINNYYVDKVDADTLVDEAIRAMLNTLDPHSAYSTPEETRELNEPLNGNFSGVGIQFNMATDTLYVIQTVAGGPSERVGLLPGDRIIEVNDTLIAGVKMKNNDVMRRLRGPKGTVVNVAVKRTGVPELIYFNITRDDIPIYSVDAAYMADPTTGYIRISRFAAETPEEFRKAMNDLRKQGMKNLIIDLQDNGGGYLNAAQELAAQFLKKGDLIVYTEAPRTPSYTYVAERNGDFLDGRIVVLVNQYSASASEILAGALQDHDRAVVVGRRTFGKGLVQRPFPFPDGSMIRLTVSRYYTPSGRCIQKPYVKGDIDDYIEDIKHRYDAGELMHSDSIHFPDSLRYTTLRNKRVVYGGGGIMPDRFSPLDTTWYTPYYRDILAKGALYQYVLGYVDTHRQQLKAEYPTEKDFAERFEVTSEIMNGLIEQGKKTDVEYNEEQYKQSENYMRTVLKALIARDIYENGSYYRIANDLNPIYHEGLKVINSPDEYKKLLGD, encoded by the coding sequence ATGAAATACCTGCTACTATTCGTTTCAGCACTCATCCTCGCCTCGTCAGGCATCAAGGCACAACAGAAATTTGAACTGACACCCGAGCGAAAGCTGCAATATGCCCAAGGGATAATCAACAACTACTATGTTGACAAAGTGGATGCCGACACGCTTGTCGACGAAGCAATCCGTGCAATGCTCAACACACTCGACCCCCACTCGGCCTACTCGACACCCGAGGAAACACGCGAGTTGAACGAGCCCCTCAACGGCAACTTCAGCGGCGTGGGAATACAGTTTAACATGGCAACCGACACCCTGTATGTGATACAGACCGTGGCCGGCGGCCCGTCGGAGCGTGTCGGCCTGTTGCCCGGCGACCGCATAATCGAGGTCAACGACACACTCATAGCAGGAGTGAAGATGAAAAACAACGATGTCATGCGACGCTTGCGCGGCCCCAAGGGCACCGTGGTCAACGTTGCTGTGAAACGTACCGGCGTGCCCGAGCTCATCTACTTCAACATAACGCGCGACGACATTCCCATCTACAGCGTCGATGCCGCCTACATGGCCGACCCCACCACCGGCTACATACGCATATCACGCTTTGCCGCCGAAACTCCCGAGGAGTTCCGCAAAGCCATGAACGACTTGCGCAAGCAGGGCATGAAGAATCTCATCATCGACCTTCAGGACAATGGAGGCGGTTATCTTAATGCAGCCCAGGAGCTGGCCGCGCAATTCCTGAAAAAGGGCGATCTTATAGTTTACACCGAGGCTCCGCGCACTCCGAGCTACACCTACGTGGCCGAGCGTAACGGCGACTTCCTCGATGGCCGCATCGTAGTGCTCGTCAACCAGTATTCGGCATCGGCAAGCGAGATTCTCGCCGGTGCGCTGCAGGATCACGACCGTGCGGTAGTCGTAGGCCGACGCACATTCGGCAAGGGCCTCGTACAGCGTCCCTTCCCATTCCCCGACGGCTCGATGATTCGCCTCACGGTGTCACGCTACTACACTCCGTCGGGTCGATGCATCCAGAAGCCCTACGTGAAGGGCGACATCGACGACTACATCGAGGACATCAAGCACCGATACGATGCCGGCGAACTGATGCACTCCGATTCGATACACTTCCCCGACTCGCTCCGTTACACCACATTGCGCAACAAGCGTGTCGTATATGGCGGTGGTGGAATCATGCCTGACCGCTTCTCTCCTCTCGACACCACATGGTACACCCCCTACTATCGTGACATCCTCGCAAAGGGTGCGCTCTACCAGTATGTATTGGGCTATGTCGACACTCACCGCCAGCAGCTAAAAGCCGAGTATCCCACCGAGAAGGATTTTGCCGAACGATTTGAGGTGACATCCGAAATAATGAACGGCCTCATTGAACAGGGCAAGAAAACCGATGTTGAATATAATGAAGAGCAATATAAACAGAGCGAAAACTACATGCGCACTGTGCTGAAAGCACTCATTGCTCGTGACATATACGAAAACGGCTCCTATTACCGGATTGCCAACGACCTCAACCCCATCTATCACGAAGGATTGAAAGTCATAAATTCACCCGACGAGTACAAAAAACTCCTCGGTGACTGA
- the hflX gene encoding GTPase HflX, which yields MKENIISTETSEKTVLVGLITPQQNEAKAKEYLDELAFLADTAGAITEKTFLQRLDYPNPRTYVGKGKLDEIKQYVDENEIGLVIFDDDLTTKQVANLERELQVKILDRTSLILDIFAKRAQTANAKTQVELAQYQYLLPRLTRMWTHLERQRGGIGMRGPGETQIETDRRIILDKISRLKAELESIDKQKSIQRKNRGKLTRIALVGYTNVGKSTLMNLLSKSDVFAENKLFATLDTTVRKVIIDNLPFLLTDTVGFIRKLPTHLVNSFKSTLDEVRDADILVHVVDISHPQFEEQIDIVNKTLAEICGKDSDKKMIVVFNKIDAFTYKPKDDDDLTPRTRENISLDELKATWMAKMNDECVFISAKEQINIDELKNKIYEKAKEVHITRFPYNDFLFQKYDEGDDPGYSEPSTYK from the coding sequence ATGAAAGAGAACATAATAAGCACCGAAACTTCTGAAAAGACCGTACTCGTGGGCCTCATAACCCCTCAGCAGAATGAGGCTAAGGCCAAGGAGTATCTCGACGAACTCGCTTTTCTCGCCGACACGGCGGGAGCGATCACCGAAAAGACATTCCTGCAGCGACTCGATTACCCCAACCCGCGCACCTATGTGGGAAAGGGAAAGCTTGACGAGATAAAGCAATATGTCGACGAAAACGAAATAGGACTCGTGATATTCGACGACGACCTCACCACCAAGCAGGTCGCCAACCTCGAGCGCGAGCTTCAGGTGAAGATTCTCGACCGCACGAGCTTGATTCTCGACATATTTGCAAAACGCGCACAAACCGCCAACGCAAAGACCCAGGTCGAACTCGCGCAATACCAGTATCTGCTGCCCCGACTCACCCGAATGTGGACTCACCTCGAACGCCAGCGCGGAGGTATCGGCATGAGAGGCCCCGGTGAAACGCAGATAGAAACCGACCGCCGTATAATCCTCGACAAAATATCACGCCTGAAAGCCGAGCTTGAAAGCATCGACAAGCAGAAGTCGATACAGCGCAAGAATCGCGGAAAACTTACCCGCATAGCATTGGTAGGCTATACCAACGTGGGCAAGTCGACATTGATGAACCTGCTCAGCAAGAGCGATGTATTTGCAGAGAACAAGCTTTTTGCCACTCTCGACACCACCGTGCGCAAGGTCATCATCGACAATCTCCCCTTCCTGCTCACCGACACCGTAGGATTCATCCGCAAGCTTCCCACCCATCTTGTCAACTCCTTCAAGTCGACCCTCGACGAGGTGCGTGACGCCGACATACTCGTCCATGTAGTCGACATAAGCCATCCGCAATTTGAGGAGCAGATCGACATCGTGAACAAGACACTCGCCGAGATATGCGGCAAGGACAGCGACAAGAAGATGATTGTGGTGTTCAACAAAATCGATGCATTCACCTACAAGCCAAAGGATGACGACGACCTCACCCCGCGCACTCGCGAAAACATCTCGCTCGACGAACTGAAAGCTACATGGATGGCCAAAATGAACGACGAATGCGTGTTCATCTCGGCCAAGGAGCAAATCAACATCGATGAACTGAAAAACAAGATTTACGAGAAAGCCAAGGAGGTGCACATAACGCGCTTCCCCTACAACGACTTCCTCTTCCAGAAATACGACGAAGGCGACGACCCGGGCTACAGCGAGCCGTCGACCTATAAGTAA
- a CDS encoding DUF4954 family protein: MEYRNLLEYEIAQLEASGCTATNWNTVSVKDGFNPSCYIRVNFSGNVKLGNTRDLFVRNGVPVRSGIYDATIHNCEIGDNVHISKIGEAIANYRIGDNCYIANVNAMFATGASSFGNGCEVNVMSETGARSLYIYESLTSQIAYLTVMYRHNEAFTTRIKAFAKEYSDRQRCATGLIESNVTIAGCGTIADTIVRTGACIEGATRLVDGTVGRDCKVGDNVIASHFIMASQARVDSGSTIERVFVGQASSLANGFIAHDSLFFANCACECGEACAVFAGPHTVSMHKSTLLIGGMFSFFNAGSGTNESNHLYKLGPVHHGIMERGCKTASNAYITWPAHIGPFTLVAGSHTSHPDTTELPYSYLMERKGKSLLIPAANLKTSGTIRDILKWGKRDRRSSDIERLDLINYDALNPLITWRVYQAINTLDRCEADPEYPLTRNFTIEYHALRRGRELYALAADYFMGESVVNKLLSLDFDSAVPVEQQLKPEYSGLDQWIDLAGLIVPRKKVGFIIDDIVNGTINSLEGIVERLKMLYDNYEAMKWSFVVNNLSKCYSKKLETMTLHDFIAIAKRWSESIAAISKFRNHDAMKDYSESMKVGFGVDSDGQNVEADFIAVRGLPEQDPNVDEMNRHYDIALKNATTAIKRLEKALGI; encoded by the coding sequence ATGGAATATCGCAATCTTCTTGAATATGAAATAGCACAGCTTGAAGCTTCGGGATGCACTGCCACTAATTGGAACACCGTAAGTGTAAAGGACGGATTCAATCCGTCATGCTATATCAGGGTGAATTTCTCGGGAAATGTCAAGTTGGGCAACACCCGGGATCTGTTTGTGCGCAACGGTGTTCCGGTAAGGAGCGGAATATACGACGCGACAATCCATAATTGTGAGATAGGCGACAATGTACACATAAGCAAAATTGGAGAAGCCATTGCCAATTACCGTATAGGCGACAACTGCTACATCGCCAATGTGAATGCTATGTTTGCCACCGGAGCGTCATCGTTTGGCAACGGATGCGAAGTGAATGTGATGAGCGAAACCGGTGCACGCAGTCTATATATATATGAGAGCCTCACCTCCCAGATAGCCTACCTGACGGTCATGTACCGCCACAACGAGGCATTCACTACCCGCATCAAGGCATTTGCGAAGGAGTATTCCGATCGACAGCGATGTGCCACCGGCCTTATCGAAAGCAATGTAACAATAGCGGGATGCGGAACGATAGCCGACACTATAGTGCGCACCGGCGCCTGCATCGAAGGAGCCACACGCCTTGTCGACGGCACGGTAGGCCGTGACTGCAAGGTGGGCGACAACGTGATAGCGTCGCACTTCATAATGGCGTCACAGGCAAGAGTCGACAGCGGCTCCACCATTGAGCGCGTATTTGTGGGACAAGCCTCGTCGCTCGCCAACGGATTCATAGCCCATGATTCGCTATTCTTTGCCAACTGCGCATGTGAATGTGGCGAGGCATGCGCTGTATTCGCCGGCCCACACACCGTGTCGATGCACAAATCGACCCTGCTTATAGGCGGAATGTTCTCGTTCTTCAACGCAGGTTCGGGAACCAATGAAAGCAATCACCTATATAAGCTCGGACCGGTGCATCACGGCATTATGGAGCGCGGATGCAAAACCGCAAGTAACGCCTACATCACCTGGCCGGCCCACATAGGCCCCTTCACCCTCGTGGCGGGCAGCCACACCTCCCATCCCGACACAACGGAGCTTCCCTACTCCTATCTCATGGAGCGCAAAGGCAAAAGCCTGTTGATTCCGGCCGCCAACCTGAAGACATCGGGCACCATACGCGACATCCTTAAATGGGGTAAGCGCGACCGCCGAAGCAGTGACATCGAGCGGCTCGACCTGATAAACTACGACGCACTCAACCCGCTCATAACATGGCGCGTATATCAGGCCATAAACACTCTCGACCGTTGTGAGGCAGACCCCGAATATCCGCTTACCCGAAATTTTACGATTGAGTATCACGCACTGCGCCGAGGTCGCGAACTATATGCCCTCGCCGCCGACTACTTCATGGGTGAATCGGTGGTAAACAAGCTGTTGTCGCTCGATTTCGACTCAGCCGTTCCCGTTGAGCAGCAGCTGAAGCCCGAATACTCGGGACTTGACCAGTGGATCGACCTTGCCGGATTGATTGTTCCGCGTAAAAAGGTGGGATTCATCATCGACGACATCGTGAACGGCACGATTAACTCGCTTGAAGGCATTGTTGAAAGGCTTAAAATGTTGTATGACAACTACGAGGCCATGAAGTGGAGCTTCGTAGTCAACAATCTGAGCAAGTGTTACAGCAAGAAGCTTGAAACCATGACATTGCATGATTTCATCGCTATAGCCAAGAGATGGAGCGAAAGCATTGCCGCCATATCCAAGTTCCGCAACCATGACGCAATGAAAGACTATTCCGAAAGCATGAAAGTGGGATTTGGTGTCGACAGCGACGGACAAAATGTAGAGGCCGACTTCATTGCCGTGAGAGGCCTGCCCGAACAGGACCCCAACGTGGACGAGATGAACCGCCACTACGACATTGCTCTCAAAAATGCCACAACGGCAATAAAGCGATTGGAAAAGGCTCTTGGTATTTAA
- a CDS encoding DUF4369 domain-containing protein yields MNKLLSIALVAILTAMAAGCDSGLKWNVNGSIEGADSKTMILQASDNGRWYTLDSITTDKSGNFKYSHDPIGYPDIFRLVLDGKSIYFPIDSVETVNITSTADAFDSDYELSGSTAAEMLMAVDNRIRNSASVNGKTSVANDSVLKRELAGMLLGDPAGIVSYYIICKKVNGQYLFDPANPRDNRIVGAVANAFDQFRPNDPRTRYLRQVFLANRQLVSPAGIDTMLVNEIKLFDITLTDNKGKPHNLEEVTKNNKVVVLNFTIYSAEGSPAFNLDLAKVYEKRHNQGLEIYQVAVDNDEFQWKQSARNLPWITVYNPPSTGSQILLNYNVSTLPTTYIIANGELVERVDDITKLDSAVAPYL; encoded by the coding sequence ATGAACAAACTACTTTCGATTGCCCTTGTCGCAATACTCACGGCCATGGCCGCCGGTTGCGATTCAGGCTTGAAATGGAATGTAAACGGCTCAATCGAAGGAGCCGATTCAAAGACAATGATATTGCAGGCTTCCGACAACGGTCGTTGGTACACTCTCGACTCAATCACCACCGACAAAAGCGGAAATTTCAAATATTCTCACGACCCGATCGGCTATCCCGACATCTTCCGCCTCGTACTCGACGGCAAAAGCATATACTTCCCCATCGACAGCGTGGAAACCGTCAACATCACCTCGACTGCCGACGCTTTTGACTCCGACTACGAGCTGTCAGGCTCCACCGCCGCCGAGATGCTTATGGCCGTCGACAACCGCATCCGCAATTCGGCGTCGGTCAACGGCAAGACATCGGTAGCCAATGACTCAGTACTTAAGCGTGAGCTTGCCGGAATGCTTCTCGGCGATCCCGCAGGAATTGTGTCCTATTACATCATCTGCAAGAAAGTCAACGGACAGTATCTCTTTGACCCCGCCAATCCTCGCGACAACCGCATAGTGGGAGCCGTGGCCAACGCTTTCGACCAGTTCCGTCCCAACGACCCGCGCACCCGCTATCTCCGTCAGGTGTTCCTCGCCAACCGCCAGCTTGTCAGCCCGGCCGGCATCGACACAATGCTTGTCAACGAGATTAAGCTCTTTGACATAACCCTGACCGACAACAAGGGAAAGCCCCACAATCTTGAGGAGGTGACAAAGAACAACAAAGTGGTAGTGCTCAACTTCACCATCTACAGCGCCGAAGGCTCACCCGCCTTCAACCTCGACCTCGCAAAGGTGTATGAAAAGCGTCACAACCAGGGTCTTGAAATATATCAGGTAGCCGTTGACAACGACGAGTTCCAGTGGAAGCAATCGGCACGTAACCTCCCTTGGATCACCGTCTACAATCCCCCGTCGACAGGCTCGCAGATATTGCTTAACTACAACGTAAGCACTCTCCCCACAACCTACATCATCGCCAACGGCGAGCTTGTAGAACGCGTCGACGACATAACCAAGCTCGACTCGGCTGTTGCGCCCTATCTGTAA
- a CDS encoding glycosyltransferase: MTKNLVIFTSSFPYWTPTESSFIMPELDALRSKFDNIIIDPERASGTICNYAEALHGITVDDSMSRLPYSRHRLLKASHLLNPKVMSLTLSDLSTYSNINQLASGVSFNINAVCFAGCIKRLMKRHALRPDNTLFYTFWFDHITSALALLCNKLPLNIITRVHGVDLYDFRVTYRSAKLRDFTMSRLLKVYCASDTARRYLIERHPSHSAKIAMSRLGSPAILTDSPTPAGNGNDITFFSCSRIAAEKRVHLNYRLIRTLALSRPDMNFRWMHIGTGDKLASLLNEVTHQCPANLNVTIESDRIDNENVHQFYHDNRVDWFMLMSETEGGVPVSICEAMSHGVPVIAASSGAIPEIVDSSTGVLLSHDPDDNEFLTAINRFISDREAAGKLRVNARERWRNSFNSQQLRDSFASEISQLLP, from the coding sequence ATGACAAAGAACCTCGTCATTTTCACATCCTCTTTCCCCTATTGGACGCCGACCGAGAGTTCTTTCATCATGCCCGAGCTTGACGCTCTTAGAAGTAAATTTGACAACATCATAATAGACCCGGAACGTGCGTCCGGGACTATTTGCAATTATGCGGAGGCGCTTCACGGCATCACTGTCGACGACAGCATGTCACGCCTGCCCTACTCCCGTCACCGGCTGCTCAAAGCGTCACATCTGCTTAACCCGAAGGTCATGTCACTCACGTTATCCGACCTGTCGACCTACAGTAATATCAACCAACTCGCTTCGGGAGTAAGCTTCAACATAAATGCAGTGTGTTTTGCCGGCTGCATAAAGCGGCTTATGAAGCGCCATGCCCTGCGACCCGACAACACGCTGTTCTACACCTTTTGGTTTGACCACATCACATCGGCGCTTGCGTTACTTTGCAACAAGCTTCCGCTTAACATCATCACCCGTGTACACGGTGTTGACCTCTATGACTTCCGCGTCACCTACCGGTCGGCAAAGTTGCGTGACTTCACAATGTCACGCCTGCTCAAGGTATATTGTGCAAGCGACACCGCACGCCGATACCTCATTGAACGGCATCCGTCACATTCGGCCAAGATAGCCATGTCACGCCTTGGATCGCCTGCCATACTGACCGACTCGCCCACCCCGGCAGGCAACGGCAACGACATTACCTTCTTCTCATGCAGCCGAATCGCAGCTGAAAAGCGTGTACACCTGAACTACAGGCTTATACGCACACTCGCTCTCAGTCGTCCCGACATGAATTTCCGTTGGATGCACATCGGCACCGGCGACAAACTCGCCTCACTGCTCAACGAAGTGACGCACCAATGTCCCGCCAATCTTAACGTGACAATAGAAAGCGACCGCATCGACAATGAAAACGTGCATCAGTTCTATCACGACAACCGTGTCGACTGGTTCATGCTCATGAGCGAAACTGAAGGCGGAGTGCCAGTAAGCATCTGCGAAGCCATGTCACACGGCGTTCCCGTAATAGCCGCGTCATCAGGGGCCATTCCCGAAATAGTCGACTCCTCGACGGGGGTATTGTTGTCGCACGACCCCGACGACAACGAATTTCTCACGGCTATCAACCGATTCATCAGCGACCGCGAAGCTGCAGGAAAGTTGCGCGTCAATGCGCGTGAACGTTGGCGCAACAGTTTCAACTCGCAGCAACTGCGTGACAGTTTTGCATCCGAAATATCACAACTACTGCCATGA